From the Sphingomonas suaedae genome, one window contains:
- a CDS encoding TonB-dependent receptor codes for MSVANSRQAKACLFSFASTLAVLPLDAWAQDTATDGKDGVQVSRESRAQPSSETIVITGQSLSSSDKATPLPVTVLSGDALVHRRRGTLGETLEGLPGVHMDNFGAGAARPVIRGQTLPRIEILSDGANVFDAASVSPDHAVVTDPLLLDAIEVQRGPAAIRYGGNAVNGAVNLIDGKVPKALPKGGVTGAAEVRYGTADQEMTTAGRVTAALGPIALHAEASYSDRENYGVPASFGTDRLKDSFAESSSYAFGASWVTDKGYIGAAYTRQDAEYGLPGHSHANGVCHLHGYPFPAPGRIDLHCIGHGNYQNPLDNPDSDTALIDLRSERVDLRGDFVDLLPGFSDIRIRGSYTDYQHDEVDGPILYSRYTNKVWDGRIELTHKSVFGFTGTLGVQYTDGTFSGLNLIDLHVPPTASFGFAGTQKYLTENIGIFLSERRSIGPIDIEIAARKDWRTIKTPIPGAFYINLEEEYWGYYIDNYGADWRQVVEQMRRDSFIAGNPDRKHNPFSISFGAIWNVTSGYSLALSLAQTERAPNVRELFADGSSLATNSYEVGLLATGFVQNYLPDDLFNYDDDVMERARAINLTFRKAGGPLEFEIGAFYQAVDNYIFAHLLETEFTTGQRHDFLLYTTADAEFYGADGQVSFQLDPASKVTVFGDYVATNLTDDDDNLPRIPPGRLGARYAYAAGALSADLEYYRTFGQNKVARYETPTDGYNMVNATIGYTIDMGRGADVEIYARGTNLTNELAFVHTSFVKDQSPLRGRSIVFGVRTQF; via the coding sequence TTGAGCGTCGCCAATTCGCGGCAGGCGAAGGCCTGCCTTTTTTCTTTCGCGTCCACCCTGGCTGTCCTGCCCCTTGACGCCTGGGCGCAGGACACGGCGACCGACGGTAAGGACGGCGTGCAGGTGTCGCGCGAGTCCCGCGCACAGCCATCTTCCGAAACGATCGTCATAACCGGTCAGTCGCTTTCATCCTCCGACAAGGCGACTCCCCTCCCGGTCACCGTTCTGAGCGGTGATGCTCTGGTCCATCGCCGGCGTGGTACGCTGGGCGAGACGCTGGAGGGGTTGCCCGGCGTGCATATGGACAATTTCGGTGCGGGTGCCGCTCGCCCGGTTATTCGCGGGCAAACGCTGCCGCGCATCGAGATCCTGTCCGACGGGGCGAATGTGTTCGATGCAGCTTCGGTGTCGCCCGACCATGCCGTCGTCACCGACCCGCTGCTGCTCGACGCGATCGAGGTCCAGCGCGGTCCGGCAGCCATCCGCTATGGCGGCAACGCAGTCAATGGTGCGGTCAACCTGATCGACGGCAAGGTTCCCAAGGCGCTTCCGAAAGGCGGCGTCACCGGCGCCGCCGAGGTGCGCTATGGAACGGCAGACCAGGAAATGACCACCGCCGGTCGCGTCACCGCCGCGCTGGGACCGATCGCGCTGCACGCGGAAGCGTCCTATTCGGATCGCGAGAATTATGGCGTTCCCGCGAGCTTTGGGACCGACAGGCTCAAGGATTCCTTTGCCGAGAGCTCGAGCTACGCCTTCGGAGCATCCTGGGTGACCGACAAGGGCTATATCGGCGCGGCCTATACACGGCAGGATGCAGAATATGGCCTGCCCGGGCACAGTCACGCCAACGGGGTGTGCCACCTTCATGGCTATCCCTTCCCGGCCCCCGGCCGGATCGACCTGCATTGCATCGGACACGGCAACTATCAGAACCCGCTCGACAACCCCGACAGCGACACGGCGCTGATCGACCTGCGCAGCGAACGCGTCGACCTGCGTGGCGATTTCGTCGACCTGCTGCCCGGCTTTTCCGATATCCGGATCCGCGGGTCTTACACCGACTATCAGCATGACGAAGTCGACGGCCCGATCCTCTACAGTCGCTACACGAACAAGGTGTGGGACGGCCGGATCGAGCTGACCCACAAGTCCGTGTTCGGCTTCACCGGCACGCTGGGCGTGCAATATACCGACGGGACCTTCAGCGGACTGAACCTGATCGATCTGCATGTTCCACCGACGGCTTCGTTCGGCTTCGCCGGGACCCAGAAGTATCTGACCGAGAATATCGGCATTTTCCTGAGCGAGCGCCGCAGCATCGGCCCGATCGACATCGAGATCGCGGCGCGTAAGGACTGGCGCACGATCAAGACGCCGATCCCCGGCGCGTTCTATATCAACTTGGAAGAAGAGTATTGGGGTTACTACATCGACAACTATGGCGCCGACTGGCGTCAGGTTGTCGAGCAAATGCGACGGGACTCCTTTATCGCTGGCAATCCCGATCGGAAGCACAATCCCTTCTCGATCTCGTTCGGCGCGATCTGGAACGTCACCTCCGGATACTCGCTCGCGCTCTCGCTGGCGCAGACCGAACGCGCGCCCAATGTGCGCGAACTGTTCGCGGATGGCAGCAGCCTTGCGACCAACAGCTATGAGGTCGGTCTTCTGGCGACAGGGTTCGTGCAGAATTACCTTCCCGACGACCTGTTCAACTATGACGACGATGTGATGGAGCGCGCGCGGGCGATCAACCTGACCTTCCGCAAGGCGGGCGGACCGCTGGAGTTCGAGATCGGCGCCTTCTACCAGGCTGTCGACAACTACATCTTCGCGCATCTGCTCGAGACGGAATTCACCACCGGGCAGCGCCACGACTTCCTGCTCTATACCACCGCCGATGCCGAATTTTACGGCGCGGACGGGCAGGTCAGCTTTCAGCTCGATCCGGCTTCGAAAGTTACTGTGTTCGGCGATTATGTCGCAACCAACCTGACCGACGACGACGACAATCTGCCGCGCATCCCGCCGGGTCGGCTGGGCGCGCGCTACGCCTATGCCGCGGGGGCGTTATCGGCCGACCTCGAATATTATCGCACTTTCGGGCAGAACAAGGTGGCGCGCTATGAGACGCCGACCGACGGCTACAACATGGTCAATGCGACGATCGGCTACACGATCGACATGGGCCGAGGCGCCGACGTCGAAATCTATGCGCGGGGAACGAACCTGACCAACGAGCTTGCCTTCGTGCACACCTCGTTCGTCAAGGACCAGTCGCCGCTGCGCGGGCGGAGCATCGTGTTCGGGGTGCGCACACAATTCTAA
- a CDS encoding class I SAM-dependent methyltransferase — MTRSHDAIVNAQFGSQAAAYLSSSVHSTGEDLDALAQICAEVRPARALDIGTGGGHVAYRLAQHAQTVVAVDLSSEMLKVVAETARQHGLSNIETTGAPAERLPFEDASFDLAACRYSAHHWCDWDAGLREVRRVLKPGSPAIFIDVISPAVPACDTHLQAIELLRDPSHVRNYSESEWAAALVRAGFRARRAEKRRIRMDFASWVGRMRTSTAHQTAIRSLQQLASVQIATYFAIEVDGSFSIDILQVEASACRAGER; from the coding sequence ATGACCCGTTCCCATGACGCCATCGTCAACGCGCAGTTCGGCAGCCAAGCTGCGGCCTATCTCTCCAGCAGCGTTCATTCCACCGGCGAGGACCTCGACGCATTGGCGCAGATCTGCGCTGAGGTGCGCCCCGCACGGGCGCTGGATATCGGCACGGGCGGCGGGCATGTCGCCTATCGACTAGCGCAACATGCGCAAACTGTTGTCGCCGTCGACCTGTCCTCAGAAATGCTCAAGGTCGTCGCAGAGACAGCACGCCAACATGGCCTTTCGAACATCGAGACGACGGGCGCACCCGCCGAGCGCTTGCCCTTCGAAGATGCATCGTTCGATCTGGCGGCCTGCCGCTATTCGGCGCACCATTGGTGCGATTGGGACGCGGGGTTGCGGGAAGTTCGGCGCGTGCTCAAGCCAGGTAGCCCGGCAATCTTCATTGACGTCATCTCGCCGGCAGTCCCGGCGTGCGACACACATCTCCAGGCGATCGAACTGCTGCGCGACCCGTCCCATGTGCGGAATTATAGCGAGTCCGAGTGGGCTGCTGCGCTGGTCCGCGCAGGCTTTCGTGCGCGTCGTGCCGAGAAACGCCGCATCCGGATGGACTTTGCCTCTTGGGTCGGCCGCATGCGGACCTCCACAGCGCATCAAACGGCCATTCGATCGCTCCAGCAGTTGGCCTCGGTACAAATTGCCACCTATTTCGCGATCGAAGTCGATGGATCGTTCTCGATCGACATATTGCAGGTCGAGGCCTCTGCGTGCCGAGCGGGCGAGCGCTAA
- a CDS encoding SMP-30/gluconolactonase/LRE family protein: MRLDDVQIISRNRCDQLGEGPLAARDGSLYWVDIIEQRINRLSLADRTVNSWIMPEMVGWVIERRDASGLVAGFRSGVKVVVLDPASPTPVSIEPLVDLPADEPAINRMNDAKADRDGRLWAGTMPVSCDVPAGSLYRIEADRSIERMDNGYHVANGPAISPDGRWLFHTNTVLGQIYRFALDGATLGPRELWLQFESDWGHPDGMTFDAEGGLWVAHWGGSRVSRFDPDGKVERAIHVPASQITSMTFAGDSYDRMFITSAADGIDEPHGGYLFEVDPGVKGLPPHRFAG; encoded by the coding sequence ATGCGCCTTGACGATGTCCAGATCATTTCGCGCAACCGGTGCGACCAGCTTGGCGAAGGGCCGCTCGCCGCGCGCGACGGATCGCTCTACTGGGTCGATATCATCGAACAGCGGATCAACCGCCTGTCGCTCGCCGACAGGACGGTGAACAGCTGGATCATGCCCGAGATGGTCGGCTGGGTGATCGAGCGGCGCGACGCGTCGGGGCTAGTCGCCGGGTTCCGCAGCGGGGTGAAGGTGGTGGTCCTCGACCCCGCATCGCCGACGCCGGTCTCGATCGAGCCGCTGGTCGACCTGCCCGCGGACGAACCAGCGATCAATCGGATGAACGACGCCAAGGCCGATCGCGACGGGCGCCTCTGGGCCGGCACCATGCCGGTGAGTTGCGACGTTCCGGCCGGTTCCTTGTACCGCATCGAAGCCGATCGATCGATTGAGCGGATGGACAACGGCTATCACGTCGCCAACGGGCCCGCGATCAGCCCCGACGGACGCTGGCTTTTCCACACCAACACCGTGCTGGGGCAGATCTATCGCTTCGCGCTCGACGGCGCGACGCTCGGACCGCGCGAACTGTGGCTGCAGTTCGAGTCCGACTGGGGTCATCCCGACGGCATGACCTTCGATGCCGAGGGCGGTCTGTGGGTCGCGCATTGGGGGGGATCGCGGGTCAGCCGGTTCGACCCCGACGGCAAGGTCGAGCGCGCGATCCACGTGCCCGCCAGCCAGATCACCAGCATGACCTTTGCCGGCGACTCGTACGATCGGATGTTCATCACCTCCGCCGCCGACGGCATCGACGAGCCGCATGGCGGCTATCTGTTCGAGGTCGATCCCGGCGTCAAAGGCCTACCGCCCCACCGCTTTGCGGGCTAG
- a CDS encoding carbohydrate ABC transporter permease — protein MAADRTTPVFRPGEGRMRPATLIALLLAAAVMLAPLIWTVLLSLKSNQALVGNSGAALEFPYTLENYWAILSGDQVFRWLLNSLIVSIGTTVGVLALCSLAGYGFARLEFPFRRTLFVFVLLGLAIPEQAVILPQHQLFAALHLHNSYPGLILPGLAGPFGVFFMTQYFRAIPRDLDEAAMLDGASRLRIFWSVLLPLTLPAQATLGVFTFLASWNSYWWPLISATRSDMYTLTVGLAAAQMNYAQTSGLGFLMAQAVFASVPIFIVYVLFQKHIVQSMAGTATR, from the coding sequence ATGGCCGCTGATCGTACAACCCCCGTGTTCCGCCCCGGCGAAGGGCGGATGCGGCCCGCCACGCTGATCGCGCTGCTGCTCGCGGCGGCGGTAATGCTGGCACCGCTGATCTGGACGGTCCTGCTCTCGCTCAAGTCCAATCAGGCGTTGGTCGGCAACAGCGGCGCGGCGCTCGAATTCCCGTACACGCTCGAAAACTACTGGGCGATCCTGTCGGGCGATCAGGTGTTCCGCTGGCTGCTCAACAGCCTGATCGTGTCGATCGGCACGACGGTCGGCGTGCTCGCGCTGTGCAGCCTGGCCGGCTATGGCTTTGCGCGGCTGGAGTTTCCGTTTCGCCGCACTCTGTTCGTGTTCGTCCTGCTTGGCCTGGCGATCCCCGAACAGGCGGTGATCCTGCCCCAGCACCAGCTGTTCGCCGCGCTCCACCTTCACAACAGCTACCCCGGGCTGATCCTGCCCGGGCTGGCCGGACCCTTTGGCGTGTTCTTCATGACCCAATATTTTCGCGCGATCCCGCGGGATCTGGACGAGGCGGCGATGCTCGACGGCGCGTCGCGGCTGCGCATCTTCTGGAGCGTGCTTCTGCCGCTCACCCTGCCCGCGCAGGCGACGCTCGGCGTGTTCACCTTCCTCGCCAGCTGGAACAGCTATTGGTGGCCGCTGATCTCCGCGACGCGCAGCGACATGTACACGCTGACCGTCGGACTCGCGGCGGCGCAGATGAACTATGCGCAGACCAGCGGCCTCGGCTTTCTGATGGCGCAGGCGGTATTCGCGTCGGTGCCGATCTTCATCGTCTATGTCCTGTTCCAGAAGCACATCGTCCAGTCGATGGCGGGGACGGCGACACGATGA
- a CDS encoding glycoside hydrolase family 43 protein: MTIQFEAIAAAQAPHSQIIVRRGDAERTYQLASGDHSAYVDFFNRVADDFATRRPHVLSGPAPSDLPAPNWEPLLTENADPRITCGYGDPAVLKTDQGYILVATSNDAPDAFPILHSDDLKTWTHKGFVFAEGEAPDWTAHGRHVGDFWAPEMARVGDEYWLVYTARQKSNALAIGLAKSDSPFGPWRDLGHPLVTAHAVNTTGLTGDAAQPVMSGGVIDSHIFIDDDGERYLLWKRDTNGVWPRPLAGLFRQRPELIDQVFATEADRRTASLAAALQLWANSQRPMERFFLMQPLIEAVLDNWQQVKAALADIPEAEAILDAMSTPIYAQRLTESGERVGEEHLVLTNDLDWEGHLIEGPWVTKQQGRYWMFYAGNDFGTPAYGIGVAVADHIFGPYVKQGDPLLKSTTTWWAPGHASVAPGLDGAPQLFFHAFFPGTGGYNEFRALLTTRLQFGPDGVTTG, encoded by the coding sequence ATGACCATCCAGTTCGAAGCCATCGCCGCAGCGCAAGCGCCGCACAGCCAGATCATCGTGCGCCGTGGCGACGCCGAACGCACCTACCAGCTCGCCTCCGGCGACCACTCCGCCTATGTCGACTTCTTCAACCGCGTCGCCGACGACTTCGCCACCCGGCGTCCGCACGTGCTGAGCGGTCCCGCGCCGAGCGACCTGCCCGCGCCGAACTGGGAGCCGCTGCTCACGGAAAATGCGGACCCCCGAATCACCTGCGGCTATGGCGACCCGGCGGTGCTGAAGACCGATCAGGGCTATATCCTCGTCGCGACCTCCAACGATGCGCCGGATGCCTTTCCGATCCTCCACTCGGACGACCTCAAGACCTGGACCCACAAGGGCTTTGTATTTGCCGAGGGCGAGGCGCCCGACTGGACCGCGCATGGTCGCCATGTCGGCGATTTCTGGGCGCCGGAAATGGCGCGCGTCGGCGACGAATATTGGCTGGTCTACACCGCCCGGCAGAAGTCGAACGCGCTCGCCATCGGGTTGGCCAAGAGCGACAGCCCGTTCGGCCCGTGGCGCGACCTCGGCCATCCGCTGGTCACTGCGCACGCCGTGAACACCACTGGGCTGACCGGCGATGCCGCCCAGCCGGTGATGAGCGGCGGCGTGATCGATTCGCACATCTTCATCGACGACGATGGCGAGCGCTATCTGCTGTGGAAGCGCGACACCAACGGCGTCTGGCCGCGCCCGCTCGCCGGCCTGTTCCGCCAGCGGCCCGAGCTGATCGACCAGGTGTTCGCGACCGAGGCCGACCGTCGCACGGCGTCGCTTGCCGCCGCGCTCCAGCTCTGGGCCAATTCACAGCGGCCGATGGAACGCTTCTTCCTGATGCAGCCGCTGATCGAGGCGGTGCTCGACAACTGGCAGCAGGTAAAGGCCGCACTCGCCGACATCCCGGAGGCGGAGGCGATCCTCGATGCGATGAGCACGCCGATCTATGCGCAGCGCCTGACCGAGAGCGGCGAGCGGGTGGGCGAGGAGCATCTGGTGCTGACCAATGACCTCGATTGGGAGGGGCATCTGATCGAGGGGCCATGGGTCACCAAGCAGCAGGGCCGCTACTGGATGTTCTACGCCGGAAACGATTTCGGCACGCCCGCCTATGGCATCGGCGTTGCAGTGGCCGACCATATCTTCGGCCCGTACGTCAAACAGGGCGATCCGCTGCTCAAGTCGACGACGACCTGGTGGGCGCCCGGCCATGCCTCTGTCGCGCCGGGTCTCGATGGGGCGCCGCAGCTGTTCTTCCACGCCTTCTTCCCCGGCACCGGCGGCTACAACGAATTCCGCGCGCTGCTGACGACCCGGCTGCAATTCGGACCGGACGGCGTCACGACGGGCTAG
- a CDS encoding helix-turn-helix transcriptional regulator → MNSDERRKLLGSFIRSHRERMKPDVVVRRRRTPGLRREELAARAGIGVTWCAWIEQGRDVGVSAETFARLAEALALTPAERAYLFELGDRRDPAEPPVSTITEAPASVAALVMMLPVPAYGLDRLWNASCWNPAAERLFAGWLGPAGERNLLRYTFLSPSARTLLPDWEQRARRVLAEFRADCARLMKDPFLDALVRDLRERSELFVHEWETQSVSAREGGRTFVHPLDGTAQL, encoded by the coding sequence ATGAACAGCGATGAACGGCGCAAACTGCTTGGGAGCTTCATCCGGTCGCATCGGGAGCGGATGAAGCCGGATGTGGTGGTCCGTCGCCGGCGGACGCCGGGGTTGCGCCGAGAAGAACTGGCGGCGCGTGCCGGGATCGGCGTGACCTGGTGCGCTTGGATCGAGCAAGGTCGCGATGTCGGCGTCTCCGCCGAGACATTCGCTCGCCTTGCAGAGGCGCTGGCGCTCACCCCGGCGGAGCGTGCCTATCTATTCGAACTGGGCGACCGCCGCGATCCCGCCGAACCGCCCGTCTCGACGATCACGGAGGCTCCTGCTTCCGTAGCCGCGCTCGTCATGATGCTGCCGGTTCCGGCCTATGGGCTGGATCGCCTTTGGAACGCGAGTTGCTGGAATCCCGCAGCTGAGCGCTTGTTCGCGGGCTGGCTTGGCCCCGCCGGGGAGCGCAATCTGCTGCGTTATACTTTTCTTTCGCCATCGGCTCGGACGCTCCTGCCGGACTGGGAGCAGCGCGCGCGCCGGGTCCTAGCCGAATTTCGGGCTGATTGCGCGCGGCTGATGAAGGATCCGTTCCTGGATGCCCTCGTCAGAGATTTGCGTGAGAGGTCCGAATTGTTCGTCCACGAATGGGAGACGCAGAGCGTGTCGGCGCGAGAAGGCGGCAGGACGTTCGTTCATCCCTTGGACGGGACCGCTCAGCTTTGA
- a CDS encoding ABC transporter substrate-binding protein has translation MRIALALTLALLATGCGSSGADDGKIYLQRFFGECGAAYGSATDVAAAKGECGIITSMINKFNAQTPGAPVSSNVVAWPGYPQLSAQFAAGDPPDIVSMHGGVISDYAARGLLEPVEPYLEAAGLTPEQFTDASRMAATVDNRLYGLPWDTHGGLYHINTKLFAQAGLMRDGKPILPRSAEELLAHARQFKARTGKPYLLQSLVADTAAQTRTLYTYLMAQDAVIFPDPLHIKLQTPEARRVVNYFKALTEEGLGTLDQDTPAAIAAFLSGEGGIYPTGTWMIDQFQQDAMTPGRPLYGSYAVYPYPRLWGKHAEFVSGHVWVVPKRERTPAQRAMIARFFAFMTAHNLDWARTGHLPAVRKVIESAAFKALPHRADIAPLATIGHPLPGYVQRQSAIERLVGEEVGAAITGQKTVDQALADGERRVNELLAELPVFSPTSPPRRSASSRP, from the coding sequence ATGAGGATCGCCCTTGCACTCACGCTCGCGTTACTCGCGACCGGCTGCGGCAGCAGCGGCGCGGACGACGGCAAAATCTATCTGCAGCGCTTCTTCGGCGAATGTGGCGCGGCCTATGGCTCTGCGACCGACGTCGCTGCGGCAAAGGGCGAATGCGGGATCATCACGTCGATGATCAACAAGTTCAACGCCCAGACCCCCGGCGCTCCCGTCAGCAGCAACGTCGTCGCCTGGCCCGGCTACCCTCAGTTGAGCGCGCAGTTCGCGGCGGGCGACCCGCCCGACATCGTCAGCATGCATGGGGGGGTCATTTCGGACTATGCCGCGCGTGGGCTGCTCGAACCGGTCGAGCCCTATCTCGAGGCCGCCGGACTGACGCCCGAACAGTTCACCGACGCCAGCCGCATGGCCGCGACGGTCGATAACCGCCTCTACGGCCTGCCCTGGGACACGCATGGCGGCCTGTACCACATCAACACCAAGCTGTTCGCGCAGGCGGGGTTGATGCGCGACGGCAAGCCGATATTGCCGCGCTCGGCGGAAGAGCTTCTCGCCCATGCCCGCCAGTTCAAGGCGCGCACAGGCAAGCCCTATCTCCTCCAAAGCCTGGTCGCCGACACTGCCGCGCAGACGCGCACGCTCTATACCTATCTGATGGCGCAGGATGCGGTGATCTTCCCCGATCCGCTGCACATCAAGCTGCAGACGCCGGAGGCACGGCGCGTGGTCAACTATTTCAAGGCGCTGACGGAGGAGGGGCTGGGCACGCTCGACCAGGACACCCCCGCGGCGATCGCGGCGTTCCTGAGCGGCGAAGGCGGAATCTATCCGACGGGCACCTGGATGATCGATCAGTTCCAGCAGGACGCGATGACGCCGGGCCGTCCGCTCTATGGAAGCTATGCGGTCTACCCCTATCCCCGCCTCTGGGGAAAACATGCCGAGTTCGTAAGCGGCCATGTTTGGGTCGTTCCCAAGCGCGAGCGAACCCCGGCGCAGCGCGCGATGATCGCCCGCTTCTTCGCGTTCATGACCGCGCATAATCTGGACTGGGCGCGCACCGGGCACCTGCCGGCGGTGCGCAAGGTGATCGAATCGGCCGCGTTCAAGGCGCTGCCGCATCGCGCGGATATCGCACCGCTCGCGACAATCGGCCATCCGCTGCCCGGCTATGTCCAGCGTCAGTCGGCGATCGAGCGTCTGGTCGGCGAAGAGGTCGGTGCCGCGATCACCGGACAGAAGACCGTCGATCAGGCGCTGGCGGACGGCGAACGCCGCGTCAACGAACTGCTCGCCGAACTTCCGGTGTTCAGCCCGACTTCCCCGCCTCGTCGATCAGCGTCATCACGTCCGTAA
- a CDS encoding ABC transporter ATP-binding protein, whose protein sequence is MSLELRNVRKAYGETPVLDDVSLSMSDREFIAFLGPSGSGKSTLLRIIAGLEIADAGEVVLDGRRIDQLHPGARDVAMVFQAYALYPHMTVRENMAFGLRNARVPQNEIDARIAQAAAVLEIESQLDKKPAQMSGGQRQRVAIGRAIVKHPKLFLFDEPLSNLDAALRTRTRVELAQLRRRVDAAIIMVTHDQAEAMTLADRIVVMNDRRIQQIGAPMDIYTRPANSFVARFVGSPAMTLLPAALVPGEGPARVRLGDGTEVTTRIDRAALPSGPVELGLRPEHVRVAASGEGACEAEVLLVERLGDRTLVYAKLSDGQEITAEDAGLSAVKLGDRVRLRIDGAAAHLFDCNGDGHHAQVMDSAA, encoded by the coding sequence GTGAGCCTCGAGCTTCGTAACGTCCGCAAGGCCTATGGAGAAACGCCGGTTCTCGACGATGTATCGTTGAGCATGAGCGACCGCGAGTTCATCGCGTTCCTGGGCCCGTCCGGGAGCGGCAAGTCCACGCTGCTCCGCATCATCGCGGGGCTCGAGATCGCCGATGCGGGCGAAGTGGTGCTGGATGGCCGGCGCATCGATCAGCTGCATCCCGGCGCGCGCGACGTGGCGATGGTGTTCCAGGCCTATGCGCTCTACCCGCACATGACGGTGCGCGAGAATATGGCGTTCGGCCTGCGCAATGCGCGGGTTCCGCAGAATGAGATCGACGCGCGGATCGCCCAGGCGGCGGCGGTGCTGGAGATCGAGAGCCAGCTCGACAAGAAGCCCGCCCAGATGTCGGGCGGCCAGCGTCAGCGCGTCGCGATCGGCCGCGCGATCGTCAAGCACCCCAAGCTGTTCCTGTTCGACGAACCGCTGTCGAACCTCGATGCCGCGCTGCGCACGCGGACGCGGGTCGAGCTCGCCCAGCTGCGACGCCGCGTCGACGCCGCGATCATCATGGTGACGCACGACCAGGCCGAGGCGATGACGCTGGCCGACCGCATCGTCGTGATGAACGATCGCCGCATCCAGCAGATCGGCGCGCCGATGGATATCTACACGCGCCCGGCGAACAGCTTCGTCGCACGGTTCGTCGGGTCGCCGGCAATGACCCTGTTGCCCGCCGCGCTGGTGCCGGGCGAAGGCCCCGCGCGCGTGCGGCTGGGCGACGGGACCGAGGTGACGACACGCATCGATCGCGCCGCGCTCCCGTCCGGCCCGGTCGAACTCGGCCTGCGCCCCGAGCATGTGCGGGTGGCGGCATCGGGCGAAGGTGCGTGCGAGGCCGAAGTGTTGCTGGTCGAGCGGCTCGGCGACCGCACGCTGGTCTACGCCAAGCTGAGTGATGGTCAGGAGATCACAGCCGAGGATGCCGGACTGAGCGCCGTCAAGCTGGGCGACCGGGTGCGCCTGCGCATCGACGGCGCGGCAGCGCATCTATTCGACTGCAACGGCGATGGGCATCACGCGCAGGTCATGGATTCCGCCGCATGA
- a CDS encoding carbohydrate ABC transporter permease: MRRGDRLASFGFVAPFLAIYLFILIYPLLAGIGLSMKRVDLFGGGSFVALDNYARLAADPVFHAAILQTLLLAAMIVPILTVVSLMLALALNRPTRDAAVFRGIFFSSSVLSVTIVTLIWRFVLAPDAGLLGEVAQGLGTSPLPFLSDPTLALWALAITTIWWSIGLPMMLFLAGLQQIPGDIYEAAALDRASRWTIFWRITLPSLRRTVVLVVMLQTAAQLQLFGQSQLLTAGGPNGATRTMVLFMFETAFWRWELGYAAAAAEILFMLIVALTLAQYWFTMRTSEAGNGR; encoded by the coding sequence ATGAGACGCGGTGACCGGCTCGCCAGTTTCGGCTTCGTCGCGCCGTTCCTGGCGATCTATCTGTTCATCCTGATCTATCCGCTGCTGGCGGGTATCGGGCTGAGCATGAAACGGGTCGACCTGTTCGGTGGGGGCAGCTTCGTCGCGCTCGATAATTATGCGCGTCTCGCCGCCGATCCCGTCTTCCATGCCGCGATCCTCCAGACCTTGCTGCTCGCGGCGATGATCGTGCCGATCCTGACGGTGGTGTCGCTGATGCTCGCGCTCGCGCTCAACCGGCCGACCCGCGATGCGGCAGTGTTCCGCGGCATCTTCTTCTCCTCCTCGGTCCTGTCGGTGACGATCGTGACGTTGATCTGGCGCTTCGTGCTCGCGCCCGATGCCGGGTTGCTCGGCGAAGTGGCACAGGGTCTCGGCACCTCGCCGCTGCCGTTCCTCAGCGATCCGACGCTCGCGCTGTGGGCGCTCGCGATCACCACCATCTGGTGGTCGATCGGGCTGCCGATGATGCTGTTCCTCGCCGGGCTTCAGCAGATACCGGGCGACATCTACGAAGCCGCGGCGCTGGACCGGGCGAGCCGCTGGACGATCTTCTGGCGCATCACCCTGCCCTCGCTCCGCCGCACGGTGGTGCTGGTGGTGATGCTCCAGACCGCTGCGCAGCTCCAGCTGTTCGGCCAGTCGCAGCTGCTCACCGCCGGCGGCCCTAACGGGGCGACGCGGACGATGGTGTTGTTCATGTTCGAAACCGCCTTCTGGCGCTGGGAACTCGGCTATGCCGCTGCGGCGGCGGAGATCCTGTTCATGCTGATCGTGGCACTCACGCTGGCGCAATACTGGTTCACGATGCGCACCTCGGAGGCGGGCAATGGCCGCTGA